A window of Capillibacterium thermochitinicola genomic DNA:
TTGCGATTTATTGGAATATGTCATCGAAGCCCTAAAGCAAAAGGTTGAAGAGGATGCAAAGCAAGACCCGAACTGGAAGCGCGTTCGAAAAGACGACCGGAAAGAGCTGTTAACCCTTTTTGGTCCGATCGTCTACCACCGGAGCTATTACCGACATAGAGAAAGCAAAGAATATGCCTACCTGGTTGACAAACAAATTGGTGTCACTCCCCACATGCGCGTAGGGGTAACTTTAAAGGCTGAACTTGCGGAAGCATCCACTGGAATGTCGTATGAAGCGGCCACTATCCACGCCAGCAAGGATAATCCCGTATTAAAGGTTAGCAGGCAAACAGTAGCGTTGTGCGTTAAAGAATTCAACCCTAAAATCGAACCATTACCGCAAGCCAAAAGACGTGTTTCCGAGTTATACATAGAAGCTGATGAAGACCACATCAAAGTTAAAGGGCGTAAAGGAGCGCAGGCCCGGTTGGTTTATGTCCACGAAGGAATCGAGGATTATCCTCGTCGTCGGTTAAAACGAGTGAAATATTTTACCAGCGTCAGAGAGAAACCGGAAGAACTATGGTGGAGAGTATTAGATTACCTTGAAGCCAATTATGAACTTTCAAGTATTAAGCGGATTTACCTATCTGGAGACGGGGCTCTTTGGATCCGCCAAGGGATAGAATACATACCTGGAGCCATCTTTATCGTAGACCGATTTCACCTGGCGAAATATATTCTAATGGCCACCGCTCATGCTCCGGAACTAAGAAAGCCGGTATACTGGGGGATTAAGTCATTAAACAAACAGAAAGTCCTGGCGCATCTTGATGAAGCTTTAAAGCGTGCTGAAGAACAGCCACGACAAAAAAGGATTATTGATACCATCAAATATGTGGAGCACAACTGGGATGGAATAGAAAACGCCGTGAAAAACCCCCATGTAAGCTGTAGCGCTGAGGGCCATGTTAGCCATATCTTGGCAGCCAGGCTCAGTAGTCGCCCAATGGCTTGGAGTCTACAAGGGGCGGAGAAAATGGCCAATATGCGAGTGGCCAAGGCCAATGGTGAGTCAATTAGCAAACAATACCTGGAGGTAAAAACCCCAACTCCAATTGTTGTTGAAATCAAGGATGTAATTCATAAAGAGCTCAAGCGCTTAAAGCAAATTAAAATATTGGGGAAAGGATATCACAATAATATTCCGCTTTTCAGCAGTGGTAGTAATCCAACAATAATTGCTTTAAAAGCTATAAATAAACAAAGTGCAGTTTGACGGTAAGTTCGACGGGAAGTTCGCTAATGTGAGGTTCAAAAATCTACA
This region includes:
- a CDS encoding ISLre2 family transposase encodes the protein MDLVRLVEEKILSVVERIFAVLDGKTNYHSFELRLKKELDGLGCDLLEYVIEALKQKVEEDAKQDPNWKRVRKDDRKELLTLFGPIVYHRSYYRHRESKEYAYLVDKQIGVTPHMRVGVTLKAELAEASTGMSYEAATIHASKDNPVLKVSRQTVALCVKEFNPKIEPLPQAKRRVSELYIEADEDHIKVKGRKGAQARLVYVHEGIEDYPRRRLKRVKYFTSVREKPEELWWRVLDYLEANYELSSIKRIYLSGDGALWIRQGIEYIPGAIFIVDRFHLAKYILMATAHAPELRKPVYWGIKSLNKQKVLAHLDEALKRAEEQPRQKRIIDTIKYVEHNWDGIENAVKNPHVSCSAEGHVSHILAARLSSRPMAWSLQGAEKMANMRVAKANGESISKQYLEVKTPTPIVVEIKDVIHKELKRLKQIKILGKGYHNNIPLFSSGSNPTIIALKAINKQSAV